From the Corythoichthys intestinalis isolate RoL2023-P3 chromosome 13, ASM3026506v1, whole genome shotgun sequence genome, one window contains:
- the LOC130929079 gene encoding complement factor I-like isoform X1, protein MLARIGREDRKMFDMLLGKGVCLLLPLLLISTTDADVTRQDDFAGPEECLDRKPTRASCDLIFCRPWERCIEGRCSCKPPYLCPTDDVAPVCGRNGRQYRSYCQVMALSCRSGKSVMSHFGQECSGERAKFKSVLDPVTGAVTLFVPDGANPTGGKHLLVCGKNWDVAAANVACVDEDHPLGAASAGSLALGSPGLAEVVRRFPDGCVSVRCRGFEKSLAECDIREHAQIGEEGIATATCYGQAPEECGFSCANGKCVSSNRTCDGIDDCGDLSDEMCCKRCRGSAFRCGTGVCVNADAVGDGEMDCLAGEDEAVTHKTAEVKWNGTEYISPREETRLNRAYLESKLQCGVPNATAAEEDVKDRVSRVKRVIGGVAANRTQIQWQVGIDENGKVNCGGTYIGGCWIVTAAHCVRPNPSAFHIKFSIWKKSTPQDTTDIIPVGDIIIHPRYNSSTYENDIALVRLKDLPQEPGKCMVDNPAVKPACVPWSTQLFQANHTCSISGWGRTGAGKASQVLLWASVSLIHDCQRFYKDRFRPGMMCAGDLDGNVDSCQGDSGGPLVCEDHLGVSYLWGVVSWGDQCGQPGFPGVYTQVAHYFEWIRLHTGWPAITRFNS, encoded by the exons ATGCTCGCGCGGATCGGGAGAGAAGACCGCAAAATGTTCGACATGTTGCTCGGGAAGGGAGTTTGTCTTCTTCTGCCGCTTCTACTAATCTCCACTACCGACGCA GATGTCACTCGGCAAGACGACTTTGCAGGACCAGAGGAGTGTCTCGACAGGAA GCCCACGCGTGCGTCATGTGACCTCATATTTTGTCGCCCCTGGGAGCGATGCATCGAAGGACGTTGCTCCTGCAAGCCCCCGTATTTGTGTCCCACCGACGACGTCGCACCTGTCTGCGGGCGGAACGGTCGTCAATACCGCTCTTACTGCCAG GTCATGGCTCTCTCGTGTCGCTCTGGAAAGTCGGTCATGTCCCACTTCGGGCAAGAGTGCTCAG GGGAGCGAGCCAAGTTCAAGAGCGTCCTGGATCCTGTTACGGGTGCCGTCACCCTCTTCGTTCCTGACGGCGCCAATCCCACAGGAGGGAAACACTTGCTAGTTTGCGGAAAGAATTGGGATGTGGCCGCTGCCAACGTGGCCTGTGTGGATGAAGACCACCCGCT AGGTGCTGCTTCTGCCGGCTCACTTGCCCTGGGATCTCCAGGTCTAGCTGAAGTAGTAAGGAGATTTCCTGACGGCTGTGTCAGCGTTCGCTGCCGGGGTTTTGAAAAGTCTCTGGCCGAGTGTGACATTCGCGAGCATGCTCAGATCGGTGAAGAAGGGATCGCCACGGCCACGTGCTATGGGCAGGCGCCAGAAG AGTGCGGCTTTTCCTGCGCTAACGGAAAGTGCGTCTCCTCCAACCGGACGTGCGACGGCATCGACGACTGCGGCGATCTCAGCGACGAGATGTGCTGCAAAC GTTGCAGAGGTAGCGCCTTCCGCTGCGGGACGGGCGTCTGTGTGAACGCTGACGCGGTGGGCGACGGAGAGATGGACTGTTTGGCGGGAGAAGACGAAGCGGTGACGCACA AGACGGCGGAAGTTAAGTGGAACGGCACAG AGTACATCTCTCCTAGAGAAG AAACCCGTCTCAACCGGGCCTATCTCGAGTCCAAGTTGCAGTGCGGTGTTCCGAATGCAACTGCGGCCGAAGAGGACGTGAAGGACCGAGTGAGCCGCGTCAAGCGAGTCATCGGTGGCGTCGCGGCCAACCGG acccagaTCCAGTGGCAGGTGGGAATAGACGAAAACGGGAAGGTGAACTGCGGGGGGACTTACATCGGAGGTTGCTGGATTGTCACAGCGGCTCACTGCGTCAG ACCTAATCCGTCAGCGTTTCATATCAAGTTTTCCATCTGGAAGAAGTCGACACCTCAGGACACCACTGACATCATTCCCGTGGGCGACATCATCATCCACCCCAG GTACAACTCCAGCACGTACGAGAACGACATCGCCCTGGTGCGCCTTAAGGACCTACCGCAAGAGCCAGGGAAGTGTATGGTGGACAACCCGGCGGTGAAACCAGCCTGTGTGCCTTGGTCTACGCAACTCTTCCAAGCTAACCATACGTGTAGCATCTCCGGCTGGGGGCGCACAGGAG CTGGAAAAGCTTCGCAGGTTCTTCTGTGGGCTAGTGTGTCCCTCATCCACGATTGCCAGCGTTTCTACAAAGACCGCTTCAGACCAGGGATGATGTGCGCCG GTGACCTGGACGGGAACGTCGACTCCTGCCAGGGGGACAGCGGCGGCCCACTCGTTTGTGAGGACCATTTGGGCGTGTCCTACCTGTGGGGCGTGGTCAGCTGGGGCGACCAATGCGGCCAGCCGGGGTTCCCGGGGGTTTACACCCAG GTGGCGCACTACTTTGAGTGGATCCGCCTGCACACAGGTTGGCCCGCTATCACCAGGTTCAACTCTTGA